From a single Chiloscyllium punctatum isolate Juve2018m chromosome 29, sChiPun1.3, whole genome shotgun sequence genomic region:
- the LOC140454587 gene encoding NF-kappa-B inhibitor beta-like, whose product MEVAPQLLNGIASKQMSKLGTGKVAAPWGGQVKLDSMGLPAEVEGDDYYDSGIGSLSELQVRQFNELGGVDQSVDGGESRDGMGRMSPGTEPDICLSTQKRSETGVGQITQGIEDVKLSGTGQITLGTELGTSQEAVDELKELRHYRTEDMDSALHLSVIHEKEDFFVTILCYIKDTEYLNLQNDLNQTALHLAVIIKRADFVERLVAAGANLLLQEKDGNTALHLACMERATSCVHILLFHHTLGLRNSSLFDQSQVTQQLNCYNYKGLTPLHLAVKVNDVHIVEYLLQSNVDINAKERSAGRTALHLAVEEQNQQIVKLLLDWCADVHSQMYSGYTPICLAVCRPNWSITQMLRDYGSSEPDTDEESEENEEIDEDGMGEYDDFVVHGC is encoded by the exons ATGGAGGTGGCCCCGCAGCTGTTGAATGGCATCGCATCCAAACAGATGTCCAAGCTGGGCACTGGTAAAGTGGCAGCGCCATGGGGTGGCCAGGTTAAGTTGGACAGCATGGGGCTACCTGCTGAGGTAGAGGGCGATGACTACTACGACAGTGGCATTGGCTCCCTCAGTGAGCTGCAAGTCAGGCAGTTCAACGAGTTGGGTGGCGTTGACCAGAGTGTTGATGGTGGGGAGAGCAGGGATGGCATGGGGCGAATGTCCCCAGGCACCGAGCCTGACATCTGCCTGTCCACCCAGAAGCGGTCAGAGACCGGTGTTGGCCAGATCACCCAGGGCATTGAGGATGTGAAACTGAGTGGCACTGGTCAGATCACTCTGGGAACGGAGCTGGGCACTTCCCAAGAAGCAGTGGATGAGTTGAAGGAATTGCGCCACTATCGAACTGAAGACATGGACTC gGCACTGCACCTTTCTGTCATCCATGAGAAAGAAGACTTTTTCGTCACTATTCTCTGCTATATAAAGGATACTGAATACCTCAACCTGCAGAATGACTTGAACCAG ACGGCACTGCATTTGGCTGTGATCATTAAGCGTGCTGATTTTGTGGAAAGGTTGGTGGCTGCCGGGGCAAATTTATTGCTGCAAGAGAAGGATGGGAACACTGCCTTACACCTAGCGTGCATGGAAAGAGCTACCAGCTGTGTTCACATTCTCCTGTTTCATCATACTCTTGGCCTAAGGAATTCCAGTCTTTTTGACCAATCCCAGGTCACACAGCAGCTGAATTGCTACAACTATAAAG GACTCACACCCCTGCACTTAGCTGTAAAGGTCAATGACGTTCATATCGTCGAATATCTTCTGCAGTCTAATGTTGATATAAACGCAAAG GAGAGGTCAGCAGGCCGAACTGCTTTACATCTGGCAGTAGAGGAACAAAATCAGCAAATTGTCAAACTCTTGCTGGACTGGTGCGCAGACGTTCACTCTCAGATGTACAGTGGCTATACACCAATTTGTCTGGCTGTGTGCAGGCCTAATTGGAGCATAACGCAGATGCTCAGAGACTATGGCTCTTCAGAACCAGATACAGATGAGGagtcagaggagaatgaagaaattGATGAAGATGGCATG GGCGAGTATGATGACTTTGTGGTGCATGGATGTTAA